The following nucleotide sequence is from Thermodesulfobacteriota bacterium.
GTTCGGATGAGATTCAATTACTGTCATTAAATGGGCTGAAGTCATCATGGTCGAGTGTGGTGAAAAATGGACTGATAATTGGTTCTCAAAAAATTGGTATTGATAGACTGATTCTTAATGACTCAAATCGATTCGGACCGGGTGCGTTCGAGTTTTCAGTGCGTAACATCGATGCCAAAGCATTTAATGACATAAAAAAGTCGATTTATGACTCAGGTGGAGAAGTAATTTCCGATCAGCAACAGGGATTGGCAATGTTGAGCGGAATCATAAAATATTTGCCTCAACTGGCTGATGATCATGCCGGGTTTGAAATTACAAAGCTCAGTCTCATTACCCCTGATGGTGAATTCATGGCTAACGCGAAAGTATATATTGATGGGAAGAGTTCGCAGTTAAAGCTCAACCCATTTTATGCGATTGATGCTGTAAATGCTGATGCAATGATATCTGTACCAAAGGTTATGTTCGAACATATAATTAAAGAAATTACGAGAGAGGAAATAAAAGAAACAATTAAGCGAAAAGGTGAAGAAATGCCCGCTGAGGATGAATTAAGTTCCATAGTCGAGTCAGCCGCAAACGAAAAGGTTAAGGGTCTGCTTGACCTTAACATTTTTGCACTTGACGATGAGAAATATGAACTAAGACTAATCTACAGCAAAGGGGTATTGGAATTAAATGAAAAATCGATCCCGATTCCCTGGTATTATGGTGAGTGATAAAAAGGCAGGGAAAAAATCCAGGGAACCTAAACCGAGAGTTCTTCATGGATTAAA
It contains:
- a CDS encoding DUF945 family protein: MIRKISVALAIIVLFLICTVGITTYVFGIKAEDAYHKWVEHWADVSNLRVVSKKYDRGWFSSNAETIFEYSSGNKPILTLSEYDYVIHGPIALKGISQREIKLEPFLAHIKTEIKGQLNNRPELADMLKLLPPLEIDTVFSFRGNGTSNISMQSFSYRHENLKESLNWEGLSGNSSFVPKGNKLRMDLNFPGLEIKDEDFSSSFSDAEIALDLEDAENKINGQLDSISLNTKNIEIHNFSLGSDEIQLLSLNGLKSSWSSVVKNGLIIGSQKIGIDRLILNDSNRFGPGAFEFSVRNIDAKAFNDIKKSIYDSGGEVISDQQQGLAMLSGIIKYLPQLADDHAGFEITKLSLITPDGEFMANAKVYIDGKSSQLKLNPFYAIDAVNADAMISVPKVMFEHIIKEITREEIKETIKRKGEEMPAEDELSSIVESAANEKVKGLLDLNIFALDDEKYELRLIYSKGVLELNEKSIPIPWYYGE